Part of the Polyodon spathula isolate WHYD16114869_AA chromosome 30, ASM1765450v1, whole genome shotgun sequence genome, CGTGGCTCCTCCTACCTGTATCGGAGGAGGACAGGGCCTTGCTGACCGTGGCTCCTCCTACCTGTATCGGAGGAGGACAGGGCCTTGCTGACCGTGGCTCCTCCTACCTGTATCGGAGGAGGACAGGGCCTTGCTGACTGTGGCTCCTCCTACCTGTATCAGAGGAGGACAGGGCCTGACTGTGGCTGACAGGGCCTTGCCGTGGCTCCTCCTACCTGTATCAGAGGAGGACAGGGCCTTGCTGACTGTGGCTCCTCCTACCTGTATCGGAGGAGGACAGGGCCTTGCTGACTGTGGCTCCTCCTACCTGTATCGGAGGAGGACAGGGCCTTGCTGACTGTGGCAGCTGAGGGGCCAGTTTGATCAGAGACGCTTCTTTCAGACAGTTTCAGTCTGGAGGTAATCTTCATGGGATAATCTAAACAAAACGAAATATGTTGACATGTTACTTGAAATGCTACTAGAGGTGAAACagccaacagcaaaacaaaagaaacaatctAGATAGCTGATCCGTTTTATTGGTTACACTCCGCTCCAGGTTTAAGAGGTAAACTGATATACTGACtgactacttcagggtctgggtgggggtttaattggtttaattaaacagtttAGATCAGGGCTgcaacaaagaccaggagtggcaGCACTGACGTGGGCAACCCCTGCTCTGTTTTGATTCAATTAAACGTTTAGATCAGGGCTGGAGCAAAAACCAGGAGTGGAAACACTGACTTGGGCTACCCCTGCTCTGTTCTGAGCTCCGGAGAAGAGGTATCAGAAACGCACCTGCACTGACCCCCGAAGGAGATCTCCCAGGCTTGCTCTTCACCGCAGTGACCGTGGTCACCACTGTCCCACACGGCATGACGGTCCGGTCCATCTCCACCTTCTTGGTGGGGGCGGGGATGGGAGCCTGCCATGACCGTAGCTCACTGGGCTCCAGGTACGTGAACTGGAAATACCAATACGAGTGATCAACTTTATCATTAGCATTaccatcatcattatcatcaccatcatcactaTCATCACCATTAGCAATACCATAATCATGATCGTCACCATCATCATTATAGTTACCATTAGCATTACCATCATCAATACAGTTACCATTATCATTGCCTGTAAATTGAATATTCACTTGCAAAATGGATCCAAAGGAGATGGTGCAGCGCTCTCCATTTAGAACAATCCACACATAATAACATGCATGAGGCTGTAACTCCTTCAAGGGTTTGAAGGGCGAGCTGCGATACCCTACAGCCTGCCGCAAGATACACCTGCTCAGGGATTGCCAAACCCTTTGATGGATATCTACAGGTTTCTCACATGCATATTAAATGTGGATTTCGCTGGGTTTTCTGGAATTTCATAAATCAAAGTGATTCTGGACATCTGTAATTCTGCAACTACTTTTCTGACAAACATTCCCGTACGTACGAAGCTGATCTacacaggaggaaaaaaaaaaaaaagaataaaaatcacCAGAACACGGTGGTATATTTTAGTGGAGGAATTCAGTGTTCATTTTTCATGCCATGGTAACCCTCCCTGGACTACAGGCATGCTAATAAAAATCACTCTGCATTACTATTATGAGGACCAAATGTTCTACTTggaaagtacatttattttaccaCTCACTGCACATGCTCCCCACCCCAAACAGAAAGGTTTTTGTTAACTgcttctttatattttattaaaatgatgcaACACCTTTTTGTGCTGCAGTGTGCAGTAATGCTAATCATGTCCCTGACAATAACCCTTTATGCAACACACCCGGGCTGCACAACTCTGGTCATTGTTCGTCCTGTTCTCTTTGTCACTTAAACACCCTTCAAGGTTAATCAATTCATTACTGAGAGCTCCCTATAAACCCCAGGGGTCGCCGGACCTCGTGAAGCCCTGCAATGCATTATTTGAACGCTGCTCCCTCTTCTGATGGTTCAGAAAAGCTCAGGCAGACACAAGCCCATGAAATGATAAGTACCTCGGCAGAGATGGACCCTCTCGCTGCGTCGGTGCTGCTCAGTGCAAAGGTGTGCACCCCAGAAGGATGTCTCTTAAACAGATCCAAAGGCACAGAAACCAGACCCAGCGTGGCACCTATGGCAGAGAGGAAAGAGATCCTGTAATTGGATACGTGTATCTGGGGCAGACCTGCTCAGGCAACCTCGTGTTCATAGCAAGGGGAGGAAACTGGAAATGACAAAACATATCACTGTGTGACAGGAGCTCCCCTCACTCCCCCTTCGATCAGCTGCTAAAAGCATATCACTGTGTGACGGGAGCTCCCCTCACTCCCCCTTCGATCAGCTGCAAAAAGCATATCATTGTGTGACGGGAGCTCCCCTCACTCCCCCTTCGATCAGCTGCTAATTGTGTGACGGGAGAAAAACCTCTCCCCACTGCCTTCCCGAAACTAGAAAGCTCTAaacttttaataatatattatattttcgGGGATCGTACCATAATAAACTACCCGACGGAGTGGTCTCGACATGGAGGAAACTAAATCACTCGAGTGACACTTTATGTGATGGTTCTTGGTATGGTCGAGGGATACCGTGTTTTTACGTATACCCCCCTTCAGTAGGACGGAACCGGAAAGTATACCCGGAATGTTTCTGAGCTGCGCTCCAAAATAGGTAGGGGGAGCCTGTACTCCCaattatcctaaaaaaaaaatatcgtgGTAAGTTTTTCAGAGGTTCGACGTTAGGGAGTTCGTCCTCTGGGTTGTGttcgtatatattatataaatatatatatattatatatattatatatacatacacacaatacGGATGTTGAATCGTAGCTGCCCAATTATCTTTGTATGCTAAAAGTTTTTTGTCGACTCACTGTGTGACGGGAGCTCCCCACTGTGTGACGGGAGCTCCCCTCACTCCCCCTTCGATCAGCTGCTAAAAGCATATCACTGTGTGACAGGAGCTCCCCTCACTCCCCCTTCGATCAGCTGCTAAAAGCATATCACTGTGTCACGGGAGCTCCCCTCACTCCCCCTTTGCTCTTAAATAACTTGTAAGTATTAAAACCCACACTGCACAATGTGAACCTGTACAGAAAAGAAACTGCATctgtttacaatatataaatgcattactGAAAGAGAACATAACcaaagatttaaaatgcattttcataccATAGCCTTTGGGTTTTCTTAGGAACCCATTTAGTGCCATTGCCACGGTAAACATTTCAGGACAGGCTGCTTTCTCATTTTTTGGAGCATGTTTAACTGGTATCTCCCTGTTATTTAAAATTTCTCTTTGACTATACTGTTATGATTATTTAAATTGTTAACCTGCAAAAATGTTAAGTCTAAATGCAAtgtatgaaattaaacaaacacagcttGATAACTCCAGAGTGCCAGGTGCTTTTGACTTTCCTAgatttgaataattattattataataataaaagatcaGTTATGAGTCTTACGCTATAATAGTACTTACTTTTCTGGGGCTTGCCCTCATCCAGAAGCTGTATCTTTAACTCCTTTGATTTAGCACTGAGCTCACTGTGAAAACATACAAAGGAATCACTACCCAGCTCCATATGGCACAAAactggcatcctcatatgaggtcatcatgcatttgcctCTTCCATATGTGCCTATACAAAGACTAGAAGAGAGGTTTTATCCATCCCCATAGGAGGTCGCCATGAAAGGgttaataggatttttttttttatagcacctATTAACAAAAAGTCTTTTCCCAAGCTGCACATCCCAGTTAAAGTCAAGCAGGAGACAAACAcaagtccatatatatatatatatatatatatatatatatatatatatatatatatatatatatatatatatatatatatatatatatatatatatatatatatatatatatatacacacacacacacacacacacatatgcatacaACTTACTGAAGATCTCATCAAACCTGCTTTAATTAGAAACATACAGATATTTCAAAAACAGCGCTACAGACAAGCAGGACTGCTGTTAAAAGTgacacagtgtatgtgtgtgtggagtcCAGCTTGCTCACTCGTCAGGAGAAAGGCTAAGTGTTTAAAATCATGAATGGTCTGATAAAGTTAACCCCAGACATGACTTCCAATTCAGCGCAGAGAGAAGAACAGGAGGGCATGCACTGAAGCTGAGTACAAGTGCGTTCAGAACAGAAAGGAGGAAGCACAGTTTCACACAGAGAGTTACAAATGCATGCAAGAGCCTACCAGGTGACGTGGtagaatttaaaaatactgagaatatttaaaagaaacaactaGACTCTGTGCTTTTAACTGAGTCCCCCCCAGTAGGGGAGCTGGTGTGCTAACAAGAGGGGCCTTGATGGGcggaatggccttttcttgttcccTTGTCGTGTTCTTCAGGGTAAAAGGAGGTATTCTCTTCCCTGCGCTGTGCTGCGTACTTACAGGGTGACAGGCTGGTCCCACGAAGGGGTAGTAGTGTTCTTTATTACAGGGCTGGAGAGCTGCTGTGGGGGGTCATCCAGCTGTATTGCAAAGTATGGATGAATGCTGCCTGgacaagaaacacaaaaacaaccttAGCACATTGGGGGCCAGACACTATTGTGGAATGCATTGCAGACTACTTTAAGGCATGAAGCATTACAAAAGTTTACcgtggtaaaagcacagtaaggTGTAATGAAgcgtagtgaaagcatggtaaagcagaggtaagcatggtgaagaatagcaaggtaaagcacattaataaacccAGCAAACCCAGTGAATGCATTATTCTTAATGAACGGCATGAAGCCGACCCAGTGAATGCCCTtcagcaatgctcatttctatctcagcctctcttggcctttctagagtcaattagaacataagaacataagaaagtttacaaacgagaggaggccattcggcccatcttgctcgtttggttgttagtatcttattgatcccaaaatctcatcaagcagcttcttgaaggatcccaggttgtcagcttcaacaacattactggggagttgattccagaccctaaATAGtaattctttgtgtaaaatactacatttttaaaagtgcctGTCCTATTTCTTCTGTCTGAATGCCCCTTGGGTCTAACTAGTCATTTTTGTGACCCCTGAATGCTTGATTATTCTTAATGAACAGCATGAAGCCGACCCAGTGAATGCATTATTCTTAATGAACGGCATGAAGCCGACCCAGTGAATGCATTATTCTTAATGAACGGCATGAAGCCGACCCAGTGAATGCATTATTCTTAATGAACGGCATGAAGCCGACCCAGTGAATGCATTATTCTTAATGAACGGCATGAAGCCGACCCAGTGAATGCATTATTCTTAATGAACGGCATGAAGCCGACCCAGTGAATGCATTATTCTTAATGAACGGCATGAAGCCGACCCAGTGAATGCATTATTCTTAATGAACGGCATGAAGCTGATCCAGTGAATGATGCTACTGTGAAGAGGCACCACTCCAAATAAAGTGATCGAgctgcttcaaataaataaatgcaattcaataaaacacagcCGGTAGCGTGAGGCTTGGACAGCGCTGCAGCTGCAGATTcaacacatactgacacacaggTACTGGACAGCACTGCAGCTGCAGATTCAACATGTTATACATGAGAATACCTGCAGCACCACCTCCAGTGTTATACATGAGAATACCTGCAGCATCACCTCCAGTGTTATACATGAGAATACCTGCAGCATCACCTCCAGTGTTATACATGAGAATACCTGCAGCATCACCTCCAGTGTTATACATGAGAATACCTGCAGCATCACCTCCAGTGTTATACATGAGAATACCTGCAGCATCACCTCCAGTGTTATACATGAGAATACCTGCAGCATCACCTCCAGTGTTATACATGAGAATACCTGCAGCATCACCTCCAGTGTTATACATGAGAATACCTGCAGCATCACCTCCAGTGTTATACATGAGAATACCTGCAGCATCACCTCCAGTGTTATACATGAGAATACCTGCAGCATCACCTCCAGTGTTATACATGAGTGAATACCTGCAGCATCACCTCCAGTGTTATACATGAGAATAGCGCAGTGAAAGCATTAGTCTGAAGCCGACCCAGTGAATAGCTTAATGAACGGTGCATCACCTCCAGTGAACGGCATCACAGGTTCAATTGCATATCCATGAATGCATACCTGGGGCATCACCTCCAGTGTTGACATGAGAAGATGCATTATTCTTAATCCCACAGTATTTAATCATGAGAATACCTGCAGCATCACCTCCAGTGTTATACAAATATACTGCAGCATCACCTCCCGTGTTACCAACATGAAGAATACCTGCAGCAGTCACCTCCAGTGTTATACATGAGAATACCTGCAGCATCACCTCCAGTGTTATACATGAGAATACCTGCAGCATCACCTCCAGTGTTATACATGAGAATACCTGCAGCATCACCTCCAGTGTTATACATGAGAATACCTGCAGCATCACCTCCAGTGTTATACATGAGAATACCTGCAGCAGTCACCTCCAGTGTTATACATGAGAAATACCTGCAGCATCACCTCCAGTGTTATACATGAGAATACCTGCAGCATCACCTCCAGTGTTATACATGAGAATACCTGCAGTATCACCTCCAGTGTTATACATGAGAATACCTGCAGCATCACCTCCAGTGTTATACATGAGAATACCTGCAGCATCACCTCCAGTGTTATACATGAGAATACCTGCAGCATCACCTCCAGTGTTATACATGAGAATACCTGCAGCATCACCTCCAGTGTTATACATGAGAATACCTGCAGCATCACCTCCAGTGTTATTGAGGAATACCTGCACACCTCCAGTGTTATACATGAGAAACCTGCAGGTCACCTCCAGTGTTATACATGAGAATACCTGCAGCAGACCTCCAGTGTTATACATGAGAATACCTGCAGCATCACCTCCAGTTTAACATGAGAATACCTGCACATCACCTCCAGTGTTATACATGGAATACCTGCAGCATCACCATCATTATTCATGAAAACCTGCAGGTTGTTATACATGAGAATACCTTCACCTATGTACATTTGCAGCAATCCAGTGTTATACATGAGAATACCTGCAGCATCACCTCCAGTGTTATACATGGCTTTTATATTCTTCAATAGTAGTTTCCATTCGTGAGCACAACTGACCTGAGAAGATGATCCCACATTTCGGAAAcctacaaaccaaacaaaaaccacATTCTCTTAGAAAAATACCAACATGCTGGTCAGTCAGGTATACAGGGTATTCCCttagaaatgatttaaacatgctGGTCAGTCAGGTATACAGGGTATTCCCttagaaatgatttaaacatgctGGTCAGTCAGGTATACAGGGTATTCCCttagaaatgatttaaacatgctGGTCAGTCAGGTATACAGGGTATTCCCttagaaatgatttaaacatgctGGTCAGTCAGTTATACAGGGTATTCCCttagaaatgatttaaacatgctGGTCAGTCAGGTATACAGGGTATTCCCttagaaatgatttaaacatgctGGTCAGTCAGGTATACAGGGTATTCCCttagaaatgatttaaacatgctGGTCAGTCAGGTATACAGGGTATTCCCttagaaatgatttaaacatgctGGTCAGTCAGGTATACAGGGTATTCCCttagaaatgatttaaacatgctGGTCAGTCAGGTATACAGGGTATTCCCttagaaatgatttaaacatgctGGTCAGTCAGGTATACAGGGTATTCCCttagaaatgatttaaacatgctGGTCAGTCAGGTATACAGGGTATTCCCttagaaatgatttaaacatgctGGTCAGTCAGGTATACAGGGTATTCCCttagaaatgatttaaacatgctGGTCAGTCAGGTATACAGGGTATTCCCttagaaatgatttaaacatgctGGTCAGTCAGGTATACAGGGTATTCCCttagaaatgatttaaacatgctGGTCAGTCAGGTATACAGGGTATTCCCttagaaatgatttaaacatgctGGTCAGTCAGGTATACAGGGTATTCCCttagaaatgatttaaacatgctGGTCAGTCAGGTATACAGGGTATTCCCttagaaatgatttaaacatgctGGTCAGTCAGGTATACAGGGTATTCCCttagaaatgatttaaacatgctGGTCAGTCAGGTACACAGGGTATTCCCttagaaatgatttaaacatgctGGTCAGTCAGGTATACAGGGTATTCCCttagaaatgatttaaacatgctGGTCAGTCAGGTATACAGGGTATTCCCttagaaatgatttaaacatgctGGTCAGTCAGGTATACAGGGTATTCCCTTAGAAATGATTTAAACACGTTCATTATTATAGGTGTCACGTTTATGAGAAAAAGTAGGTGACCGTGGGCATGCAGAACAAATGGCTACGTCTCGGTTCACAATTATTTAAAATTCCAAAACAATGCAGAGTTGTGAACTCCAAGGCTATGCAACCTATTGAATGAATACACTGAAGGCTGAAATAAGAGACACTGAGTGACCAAATGCTTCGATCCATGGTAAGCACTATATCTGACAGAGAACTGCATCACAGCAATCTGAGCTTTACCCCAAAGAAGAATTACTCTCCAGCTCTACAGTACGTGTTCCTGCACAAGGCACCGAAGGGGGCTAAAAATAAGCTGCCAGTTCCTCAGGGGAGAGGCAGGGGAAGGAGAACACTCACCTTGGCCTCTTTTCCATCTGCAGGTTTGCTGCTCAGACGCACAGACGGGCGGGCTGAACAAACGATATCTTTAAGTGTATTTCTGAGAGCTGTGATATCTGGATTTCCTTCAGCCAGCTGTACGGGCGGTTCCAAGCACAGATGCATTAGGAAAATGTGtaaggaaataaagaaagaaacaaaagcatTATTGTATGGCAGGCTCTGACTAGCGGACACAAACTCTTACACAGGGCCTGACAGACACAGAACGCTCCTTTTATACACAGAACTTACAATTAACGCTCACGACAAAACCTGAAGGGGATCAAACTGCTACTAAATGGGAGTCTAAAATTCCACTGAggagcagatttaaaaaaaagaacctaGACCCTGTCAGAATTAGCCACAAATGAACTGAGGAATCTTACAGCATCAGGGAAGCCACTTTAACTGCATTAACCCTTTATTGTTTGGGGTAATCTTGGGCTAACCACAGATAGTGCAGTAAAACACACTCAAATAATCCAGCTGTGACTTATCATGGCAGGTCAAATCAACCCCTTACTGCGCTAACAAAACTGGAAGAGCGAGCAAAGCTGTAGAGGAGCTGAATGCACAGAAAACCCTGCTAAAAAAACAACTCCTGCACTCTCTTGGGCCACATATTTACATTCTTGCAGGAGACAAACACGTGGGTTCACTGGTATCAGCCAGGTCAACGTGTCATGTGCTTTACCAGTACTGgggaacaaaacagcacacatcCAGCACTGGTTTAGACACGAGCACACAGGCAGCAGCTGTGGATTGACATTGTAACACACAAAAACTTGATGCCGCTGTTGGGCTTTGGTCATTACACTGCTTTTAAGATGTTGCATTTAAAATCATTCTACCCCAAAcccaaatgtaatttttttttcaatgtaaatctCAGCACAGCACTTCCAAGGCAGGACAGTGGTGCACTCCAGTGCTGCAAGTCCTGCAGGGCTTACTGACCGACCTCCTCTCTATTCCTTGGTGCGATCTGCAGGTTCCAGTCTTCCAGGCGTGAAAGGGACCAGGAGACTTGAATATCCTGCTCTGCCTCATGCAGCCTGAGCTCCAACTgcagagcaaacacacagcacagtcaggaAGGGTTCATCAGAGTCAGCTTATAAAGCAACTTCAAATCCTTctcacactgacaaacacatCAAAAAAGGGAGTTCATTAATGCTCATAGCAGGCCTATTCTTTACTGGAACTACTATGTATTGTTcaagtacttttttcttttcctttaaaaatgcagtcgtctccaattattttttattattttcccccTAATAGATTAtccagttattatttaggctcagctcaccgctactcgggagcagcgaagacgaacacatgctgtcctccgaagcgtgtgctgtctgccgaccgcttcttttcactctgcagactcaccatgcaaccACTTCAGAGccacagcgtcagaggacaacgcagctctgggcagcttacaggcaagaccgcaggcgcccggccagactacagggggcgctggtgcgcggcgagccgaggacaccctaactgacctaaaccctccccacaccgggcagcgctcggccaattgtgcgctgccccctgagAACTCCCATCCaaggtcggcaatggaatagcctggactcgaaccagtgacgtccaggctataggacgcatcctgcactcacgccgagcgcctttaccagatacGCCACTCGGGAGCTCCCTTGAACAGTATTTTTGCAGGCTTCGgaacaataaaatacaacagaaCACAGCTACGGAAACGTTCCACAGGAATGCCTAATTCAGATCATCTACGACTAAAATGTCATGGGAGATATCTCAGCTGACCCCTAATACAATCAACAATGGCAGGCTTCTGTATCATGAGCAGCTGGCACTGAATGAAGTAATGGGATGACAGGAAAAGCTTTATTTTACTAAACTAAACACAAGGCTATTCCCAGTATAAGGTGGGCTGTACTTGAATTCACACAACCCCCTACCAAACACGTCTGCATTGGGATAACTGgattgtttaaaacaattacatgttTTATACTTGAATTTCTCCCAAAACACAGTGAGAAGCAATCATAAGCCTTCTTCCTAACAGCAAACTCAGTGGTTAGGTCTGCATTTTCCAGTCTGATAGTATTTACACTGTTGATAAAGCTGTCAGACGCAAAGCTCGGCTAAAGCACTGCACTCCAGATATAATGCAAGGAAGCGTTGCAGTTTTGTCATGCAGCGTCTTAAACACTGCCTGTCTGGTTTGTAATCTTGCCTGTAGTTTGAAGGGGGAGATTTGAATGCTGTACGTCTTCTGCAGTCCTGCTGCGGTGGCTGTCCTCCGAGTCACGCCAAGGGAAAACTGCACACGTTCCCCGACGACTTGGCAGCACACAATCTAGAACGAACACACAACTATTACTCAGATTCACTGCATTGGACAGTACTGCACATACCACTATCCCTTCCATAACCCAATCCAATAGATGTCATTATAGAATCTATTGATTCATTCATTTTGAAGCGCGTGTGAAAAGGTGCTGTATTGAGagcacaaggaaaaaaaaaaaaaaaaaactcaaaagttAATCCAAAGAGCAGATAATGTTCAGTGGGGACGTGTCAGTGGAAACACAGTGTCAACTGTGATGGGAACACCTGCCTAATAAGAACTAGTCACCCATAACCCCAAAACACTCACTCAGAGCTACCCCAACCCCATCCCCTACGCTAACCCCAAAACACTCACTCAGAGCTACCCCAACCCCATCCACAACGATAACCcccaaaacactcaatcagagCTACCCCAACCCTACTCCAATGATAACCccaaaaacactcaatcagagCTACACCAATCCCATCCcataatttcaaaaacattcaatCAGAGCTACCCCATCCCCAACCCTAACTGAATTAAAGGCAGCTCTGGCTGCACAGTGTTCTGGTGCATCACTGAGAGTTAAAGGCAGCTCTGGCTGCACAGTGTTCTGGTGCATCACTGAGAGTTAAAGGCAGCTCTGGCTGCACAGTGTTCTGGTGCATCACTGAGAGTTAAAGGCAGCTCTGGCTGCACAGTGTTCTGGTGCATCACTGAGAGTTAAAGGCAGCTCTGGCTGCACAGTGTTCTGGTGCATCACTGAGAGTTAAAGGCAGCTCTGGCTGCACAGTGTTCTGGTGCATCACTGAGAGTTAAAGGCAGCTCTGGCTGCACAGTGTTCTGGTGCATCACTGAGAGTTAAAGGCAGCTCTGGCTGCACAGTGTTCTGGTGCATCACTGAGAGTTAAAGGCAGCTCTGGCTGCACAGTGTTCTGGTGCATCACTGAGAGTTAAAGGCAGCTCTGGCTGCACAGTGTTCTGGTGCATCACTGAGAGTTAAAGGCAGCTCTGGCTGCACAGTGTTCTGGTGTATCAGAGTCAGCATTCCTCGTTCACCCCCTCACTGATATCAACGAACTGTAAAAGGCTAGAACTTAATCCCCTCATGTTTCTGATCACTAGTGGTTAAGATGAAGTACGGCACACACAGGATCACGTCAAGTACC contains:
- the LOC121302812 gene encoding C2 domain-containing protein 2 → MSLLESVLACLTPGDVDMQWFCLATLFAASVVTVLLYLVQYSVGIFRVRTASRSCGAFPESEEAGRLLSWALSLKNWKSQWQEAWITSISKEAKRIGGPLQLTFQECGHQPAELTITQVSSVRKADQDKIVCCQVVGERVQFSLGVTRRTATAAGLQKTYSIQISPFKLQLELRLHEAEQDIQVSWSLSRLEDWNLQIAPRNREELAEGNPDITALRNTLKDIVCSARPSVRLSSKPADGKEAKGFRNVGSSSQVSCAHEWKLLLKNIKAMYNTGGDAAGSIHPYFAIQLDDPPQQLSSPVIKNTTTPSWDQPVTLELSAKSKELKIQLLDEGKPQKSATLGLVSVPLDLFKRHPSGVHTFALSSTDAARGSISAEFTYLEPSELRSWQAPIPAPTKKVEMDRTVMPCGTVVTTVTAVKSKPGRSPSGVSADYPMKITSRLKLSERSVSDQTGPSAATVSKALSSSDTELLMLNGTDPVAEAAIRQLHESAKQHLKSPVKKSTIIISGVAKSPISQDDETALMMGYAAAMDASMTQEPLCAAPEAPPLELELPKPQEGPSGSRARGGELSAVQDPDTETKSQLSLSVSESGSVKKSKSGFLHRSARLFFRRRHHRKDPGLSQSHNDLMYLEQPVAVEKERKSATISRIINRKLLPRNKSKSKVNGAMGDPSA